A window from Gammaproteobacteria bacterium encodes these proteins:
- a CDS encoding ParB/RepB/Spo0J family partition protein, protein MAAKKRGLGRGLDALLGGSMASATEAADVGGTELREVPVDLLQPGKYQPRTDMHPESLEELANSIRAQGVVQPIVIRPIGGGRYEIIAGERRWRAAQIAGLHEIPAVVRDV, encoded by the coding sequence ATGGCGGCAAAAAAACGAGGATTGGGGCGCGGACTGGATGCCTTGCTGGGGGGTTCGATGGCGTCGGCAACCGAGGCCGCGGATGTCGGGGGCACCGAGCTGCGCGAGGTGCCGGTGGACCTGTTGCAGCCGGGCAAGTATCAGCCTCGCACGGACATGCACCCCGAGAGCCTGGAGGAGCTGGCCAACTCCATCAGGGCGCAGGGCGTGGTGCAGCCGATTGTGATCCGCCCCATCGGTGGCGGGCGTTACGAGATCATCGCTGGCGAGCGTCGCTGGCGCGCGGCGCAGATCGCCGGCCTGCATGAGATCCCCGCCGTGGTGCGCGATGTGC
- a CDS encoding AAA family ATPase, which produces MGKIIAITNQKGGVGKTTTSVNLAASLVATHRKVLLVDLDPQGNATMGSGVDKHAVKLSSYDVLMKRATVAEAVVSTGEAGFDMLPSNADLTAAEVELLQQPQRERRLRDALIEVIGRYDYILIDCPPSLNMLTLNALVASQSVMIPMQCEYYALEGLTALVNTIEEVKGSLNPFLQIDGLLRTMYDPRNRLSGDVTAQLNKHFGDKLFRTVIPRNVRLAEAPSHGLPALMYDRSSRGAQAYLALAGEMLRRDKAAGAQVLAANA; this is translated from the coding sequence ATGGGAAAGATCATTGCGATAACCAACCAGAAGGGCGGCGTGGGCAAAACCACCACCAGCGTCAATCTGGCGGCATCACTGGTGGCAACACACCGCAAGGTGTTGCTGGTGGATCTCGATCCGCAGGGCAACGCCACCATGGGCAGCGGCGTCGACAAGCACGCGGTGAAGCTGTCCAGTTATGATGTGCTGATGAAACGGGCGACCGTGGCCGAGGCCGTGGTGTCCACTGGTGAGGCCGGCTTCGACATGCTGCCCTCCAATGCCGATCTCACCGCGGCCGAGGTGGAGCTGTTGCAGCAGCCGCAGCGCGAACGCCGTTTGCGCGACGCCCTTATCGAGGTGATCGGCCGCTACGACTATATCCTCATCGACTGCCCACCCTCGCTGAACATGCTCACCCTCAATGCCCTGGTGGCCTCGCAGTCGGTGATGATCCCCATGCAGTGCGAGTATTACGCGCTGGAGGGGCTGACGGCCCTGGTGAACACCATCGAGGAGGTGAAGGGCTCACTGAACCCCTTCCTGCAGATCGACGGCCTGCTGCGCACCATGTACGACCCGCGCAACCGCCTCTCCGGCGATGTGACCGCGCAGCTCAACAAGCATTTTGGCGACAAGCTGTTTCGCACCGTGATCCCGCGCAATGTGCGCCTGGCCGAGGCGCCAAGCCACGGCCTGCCGGCGCTGATGTATGACCGCAGCTCGCGCGGCGCCCAGGCCTATCTGGCCCTCGCGGGCGAGATGCTGCGGCGTGACAAGGCGGCGGGCGCACAGGTGCTGGCCGCCAATGCCTGA
- the rsmG gene encoding 16S rRNA (guanine(527)-N(7))-methyltransferase RsmG yields the protein MALERVLAAGIKALNLDCPLDVQARLLDYVRLLDKWNRVYNLTAVRDPVEMVTRHLLDSLTVLPFLNKELNNEREGERILDVGAGAGLPGIPLALVSAQAFPRRRFVLLDSNSKKTRFMQQAVTELGLGTVQVVQARTEAFVVEPGQGFDTVVSRAFASVADMLAGAGRHCVPGGIILAMKGADPTAELVGLDAGFELQQVQRVTVPGLDEDRHVVCLRRVPDGVAH from the coding sequence ATGGCCCTGGAACGCGTACTGGCTGCCGGCATAAAGGCCCTCAATCTGGATTGTCCGCTTGATGTTCAGGCCCGGCTTCTGGATTATGTGCGCCTGCTGGACAAGTGGAACCGCGTCTACAACCTGACGGCGGTACGCGACCCCGTCGAGATGGTAACGCGCCACCTGCTGGACAGCCTCACGGTGCTGCCTTTCCTTAATAAGGAGTTGAATAACGAGCGGGAGGGCGAGCGGATTCTGGATGTGGGGGCCGGCGCCGGTCTGCCGGGTATCCCGCTGGCGCTGGTGAGCGCGCAGGCCTTTCCCCGGCGCCGTTTTGTCCTGCTGGACAGCAACAGTAAAAAGACCCGCTTCATGCAGCAGGCGGTGACGGAGCTGGGGCTGGGCACGGTGCAGGTGGTGCAGGCGCGCACCGAGGCGTTTGTGGTTGAGCCGGGGCAGGGCTTCGACACGGTGGTGTCGCGGGCCTTCGCCTCGGTGGCGGACATGCTCGCCGGGGCGGGGCGGCACTGCGTGCCGGGGGGCATCATCCTCGCCATGAAGGGCGCGGACCCCACCGCCGAGCTGGTGGGTCTGGATGCCGGTTTTGAGCTGCAACAGGTGCAGCGTGTGACGGTGCCGGGGCTGGATGAAGATCGACATGTGGTATGTTTGCGACGGGTCCCGGATGGCGTGGCTCACTGA
- a CDS encoding DUF302 domain-containing protein: protein MNSMKHILSALVILWVAGASIAVADDHTANGMISKKSAHSVKDTLDRLEAVLKKKGIGVALRWNHSEKADAVGIPLRPTELLMFGNPKLGSHMFTSQQTAGIDLPLKALAWEDEKGQVWLTYNDPAYIAGRHGIEDRAETVAKMTQALDGLSDAATKP, encoded by the coding sequence ATGAATTCAATGAAGCACATTCTTTCGGCGCTGGTGATCTTGTGGGTAGCGGGTGCGAGTATCGCTGTCGCAGATGACCACACCGCCAATGGCATGATCAGCAAGAAGAGCGCGCACAGCGTGAAAGACACCCTGGATCGCCTGGAGGCGGTGCTGAAAAAGAAGGGCATCGGCGTGGCGCTGCGCTGGAATCACAGTGAGAAGGCTGACGCTGTCGGTATTCCATTGCGTCCCACCGAATTGCTCATGTTCGGCAATCCCAAGCTGGGTTCCCACATGTTCACCAGCCAGCAGACCGCCGGCATCGATCTGCCCCTGAAGGCCTTGGCCTGGGAAGATGAAAAGGGCCAGGTGTGGCTGACCTACAATGATCCGGCCTATATCGCCGGGCGACACGGCATCGAGGATCGCGCCGAGACCGTGGCGAAAATGACCCAGGCGCTGGACGGCCTGAGCGACGCCGCCACCAAGCCCTGA
- the mnmG gene encoding tRNA uridine-5-carboxymethylaminomethyl(34) synthesis enzyme MnmG, producing the protein MFFQDRFDVIVVGGGHAGTEAALAAARSGARTVLLTHNLETLGQMSCNPAIGGIGKGHLVKEVDALGGLMARAADQAGIQFRRLNARKGPAVRATRAQADRVLYRAAVRTVLENQPNLTLFQQAVDDLLVEDGHVTGVLTQMGLKFQAPTVVLTVGTFLGGRIHIGLQSHAGGRAGDPPANALSERLRELPFRVDRLKTGTPPRIDGNTIDYSQLEAQPGDDPRPVFSFMGSAADHPRQVPCHITHTNEQTHDIIRAGLDRSPMYSGVIEGVGPRYCPSIEDKVVRFADKTSHQIFVEPEGLTTHEVYPNGISTSLPFDVQYALVRSMVGFENAHITRPGYAIEYDFFDPRDLRPSLETKHLPGLFFAGQINGTTGYEEAAAQGLLAGINAARQARQQEAWSPRRDEAYLGVLVDDLITSGTLEPYRMFTSRAEYRLLLREDNADLRLTPVGRELGLVDDARWAAFETKREAIERESQRLRDTLLRPATVDALAAERVLGQALNREARLDELLRRPDTRYAELMTLAGAGQAVADPIVAEQVEIQVKYSGYIARQTDEIARQLQKQGMPLADDMDYSQVTGLSIEVCQKLTSQRPTTIGQASRISGVTPAAISLLLVHLKKQGLARPQAGGSTDPAAGRRTNQS; encoded by the coding sequence ATGTTCTTCCAGGATCGTTTTGATGTGATTGTCGTGGGTGGCGGCCATGCCGGCACCGAGGCAGCCCTGGCCGCGGCGCGCTCGGGTGCGCGTACGGTGTTGCTGACGCACAATCTCGAGACCCTGGGACAGATGTCCTGCAACCCCGCCATCGGCGGCATCGGCAAGGGCCATCTGGTGAAAGAGGTGGATGCGCTGGGTGGCCTGATGGCCAGGGCGGCGGATCAGGCGGGCATCCAGTTTCGCCGCCTCAATGCCCGCAAGGGCCCGGCGGTGCGCGCCACCCGCGCGCAGGCCGATCGTGTGCTGTATCGGGCTGCGGTGCGCACGGTGCTGGAGAATCAGCCCAACCTGACCCTGTTCCAGCAGGCGGTGGATGACCTGCTGGTGGAGGACGGCCACGTCACCGGCGTGCTGACCCAGATGGGCCTCAAGTTTCAGGCCCCCACGGTGGTGCTGACGGTGGGCACCTTTCTCGGCGGCCGCATTCACATCGGCCTGCAGAGTCACGCCGGGGGCCGCGCCGGTGACCCACCGGCCAATGCCCTGTCTGAGCGGTTGCGTGAATTGCCGTTCCGGGTTGATCGGCTGAAGACCGGCACCCCGCCGCGCATCGACGGTAACACCATCGACTATTCGCAGTTGGAGGCGCAGCCGGGCGACGACCCGCGGCCGGTGTTTTCCTTCATGGGTTCGGCGGCCGATCACCCGCGCCAGGTGCCCTGTCACATCACCCACACCAATGAGCAGACCCACGACATCATCCGCGCCGGGCTGGATCGTTCGCCTATGTACAGCGGCGTCATCGAGGGCGTGGGGCCGCGCTACTGCCCCTCCATCGAGGATAAGGTCGTGCGCTTTGCGGACAAGACCTCGCACCAGATTTTCGTCGAACCGGAAGGGCTGACCACCCACGAGGTCTACCCCAACGGCATCTCCACCAGCCTGCCCTTTGATGTGCAGTACGCGCTGGTGCGCTCCATGGTGGGATTTGAGAACGCGCACATCACGCGGCCGGGCTACGCCATCGAATACGACTTCTTCGACCCGCGCGATCTACGGCCGTCGCTGGAGACCAAACACCTGCCGGGGCTGTTTTTCGCCGGGCAGATCAATGGCACCACCGGCTATGAAGAGGCGGCGGCGCAGGGGCTGTTGGCCGGCATCAACGCGGCCCGCCAGGCACGCCAGCAGGAGGCCTGGAGCCCGCGCCGCGACGAGGCCTATCTGGGCGTGCTGGTGGACGACCTCATCACCAGCGGCACCCTGGAACCCTATCGCATGTTCACCTCGCGTGCCGAATACCGCCTGCTGCTGCGCGAGGACAACGCCGACCTGCGTCTCACCCCGGTGGGCCGTGAGCTGGGCCTGGTGGACGACGCGCGCTGGGCGGCGTTTGAGACCAAGCGCGAGGCCATCGAGCGCGAGAGTCAGCGATTGCGTGATACCCTGCTGCGCCCGGCGACGGTAGATGCGCTGGCGGCGGAGCGGGTGCTGGGTCAGGCCCTCAACCGCGAGGCGCGCCTGGACGAGCTGCTGCGTCGGCCCGATACCCGCTACGCCGAGCTGATGACCCTGGCCGGCGCCGGGCAGGCCGTGGCCGACCCGATTGTCGCCGAGCAGGTGGAGATCCAGGTCAAGTATTCCGGGTATATCGCCCGCCAGACGGACGAGATCGCCCGCCAGTTACAGAAGCAGGGGATGCCCCTGGCCGACGACATGGACTATAGTCAGGTCACTGGCCTCTCCATCGAGGTCTGTCAGAAACTCACGTCGCAACGACCGACCACCATCGGGCAGGCATCACGAATTTCCGGCGTGACACCGGCGGCGATTTCGCTGCTGCTGGTACATCTGAAAAAGCAGGGGCTGGCGCGGCCCCAGGCGGGCGGGTCTACCGATCCCGCCGCAGGGCGGCGCACCAATCAATCATAA
- a CDS encoding (Fe-S)-binding protein translates to MSYSFDLNDSFAGFTPPTPPDGCTQCGICLSSCPTFAKSEDMEQSPMGRIRLMRSLENDSSEGMAPEKLDKLESCLGCYSCESVCPSRVNYGTLLDESLARLREQRPLPRITRMMLWLAYKTSFIRPIVQVTWLAQVMGLRTLLAKLGLLKLMGMQRANALLGEVVYPTRLTNRVQQPGQRVALFTGCFSSVMEQEIQQAAIDVFNALGLEVALPKGQCCCGALHRHNGEPETAGKLARNNIKAFSADQADAIITTSSGCGASLKKYGEWLEGEELATPVMDVSHYLANALRQHKLEFDHLPLKVAVHTPCTLRPGEDQEEAVAELLQKIPGLEIVPLSGAPRCCGAGGSQILSQPQMADALRDDIVDEIRATGAEILISSNLGCAMHLREGLAQAGIDIPLQHPVQLISQAMVRDECVWTN, encoded by the coding sequence ATGTCTTATAGCTTTGATCTGAATGATTCCTTTGCGGGCTTTACACCGCCAACCCCGCCAGATGGCTGTACCCAGTGTGGGATCTGTCTCTCCAGCTGCCCCACCTTCGCCAAGAGCGAAGATATGGAACAGTCACCCATGGGCCGCATCCGGCTGATGCGGTCGCTGGAGAACGACAGCAGCGAGGGCATGGCCCCGGAAAAATTGGATAAGCTGGAGAGTTGCCTCGGCTGTTACAGCTGCGAGTCCGTCTGCCCCTCCAGGGTCAACTACGGCACGTTGCTGGATGAGTCGCTGGCGCGGCTGCGCGAGCAACGGCCTCTGCCGCGCATCACCCGCATGATGCTGTGGCTGGCGTACAAAACCTCGTTTATAAGGCCCATCGTGCAAGTTACCTGGCTCGCACAGGTCATGGGCCTGCGCACGCTGTTGGCAAAGCTGGGACTGCTCAAGCTCATGGGCATGCAACGGGCCAATGCCCTGCTGGGTGAAGTGGTTTATCCCACAAGGTTAACAAACCGCGTCCAGCAACCCGGTCAGCGCGTTGCCCTCTTTACCGGTTGCTTCAGCTCGGTGATGGAGCAGGAGATCCAGCAGGCGGCCATTGATGTGTTCAACGCTCTCGGCCTGGAAGTGGCCCTGCCCAAAGGACAGTGCTGTTGTGGTGCACTGCACCGCCACAACGGCGAGCCGGAGACCGCAGGGAAACTTGCGCGGAACAACATCAAGGCTTTCTCCGCCGACCAGGCCGACGCCATTATTACCACCAGTAGTGGTTGCGGTGCCAGCCTGAAAAAGTACGGCGAGTGGCTGGAAGGCGAAGAGCTGGCAACGCCGGTGATGGATGTGAGCCACTATCTCGCCAATGCCTTAAGGCAGCACAAGTTGGAGTTCGACCATCTGCCTTTGAAAGTCGCAGTGCATACCCCATGCACCTTGCGCCCGGGCGAGGATCAGGAAGAGGCCGTTGCCGAGCTGTTGCAGAAAATCCCGGGGCTGGAGATCGTACCGTTGTCGGGAGCGCCGCGTTGTTGCGGCGCTGGCGGCAGTCAGATACTGAGCCAACCGCAGATGGCCGATGCGCTACGCGACGATATCGTCGACGAGATCAGGGCGACGGGGGCCGAAATACTCATCAGTTCCAATCTGGGTTGTGCGATGCATCTCAGGGAAGGGCTGGCGCAGGCGGGAATCGATATTCCTCTGCAACACCCCGTGCAGCTCATTTCTCAAGCAATGGTCAGAGATGAATGTGTATGGACTAATTGA
- a CDS encoding DUF1415 domain-containing protein: MVNTESEVSPIKAVEQWLEQVVIGLNLCPFAAKPYREKQVRIQVCDADTELALLETLQDELRLIDESPVTDAGTGIETTVLVIPNLLASFDDYNQFLDLVDALLDDFEWAGEYQVASFHPQYCFAGVSPESPENLTNRAPYPLLHIIREASIEAALEHFTDPEGIPARNIEKLKALSEDEKRRLFGYLF, translated from the coding sequence ATCGTGAATACAGAAAGTGAGGTTTCGCCAATCAAGGCGGTTGAGCAATGGCTGGAACAGGTGGTCATCGGTCTCAACCTGTGTCCGTTCGCGGCCAAACCCTATCGAGAAAAACAGGTACGTATTCAGGTCTGCGACGCGGACACGGAGCTGGCCTTGCTGGAGACACTGCAAGACGAGTTGCGGTTAATTGATGAGAGCCCAGTGACGGATGCCGGCACGGGCATCGAAACCACCGTGCTGGTGATTCCCAACCTGCTGGCCAGTTTTGATGACTACAACCAGTTTCTCGATCTGGTGGACGCCCTGCTGGATGATTTTGAATGGGCGGGGGAATACCAGGTCGCCAGTTTTCATCCCCAGTATTGTTTTGCCGGAGTCTCGCCCGAGTCGCCGGAGAACCTTACCAATCGAGCGCCTTATCCGTTACTGCACATCATTCGTGAAGCGAGCATCGAGGCGGCGCTGGAACACTTCACCGATCCGGAGGGTATTCCGGCGCGCAACATCGAGAAGCTGAAGGCGCTGAGTGAGGACGAAAAGCGTCGTTTGTTTGGTTATCTTTTTTAG
- a CDS encoding MOSC domain-containing protein — translation MTYQTLSVIESRLDWVLAAPADIGRVEALVVRPATDRRESLERAMFSLQQGVVGDNWLTSCWKSLPDGGPDPEVQVAIMNARMIEVLTQDKSRWPLAGDQLFVDFDLSVGNLAVGEQLQVGDALLEITAEPHRGCGKFRQRFGPEALAVVNSPLGDRHRLRGVYARIVSAGEVGVGDSIRKLSVDSVDEGC, via the coding sequence ATGACATACCAGACATTATCGGTCATAGAGTCCCGCCTGGACTGGGTGCTGGCGGCGCCCGCGGATATCGGCCGGGTCGAGGCCCTGGTGGTGCGACCGGCGACCGACCGGCGCGAGTCGCTTGAGAGGGCGATGTTTTCACTCCAGCAGGGTGTGGTCGGTGACAACTGGCTGACAAGTTGCTGGAAAAGCTTGCCCGACGGCGGGCCCGACCCGGAGGTGCAGGTGGCGATCATGAACGCGCGGATGATCGAGGTGCTGACGCAGGACAAATCGCGTTGGCCACTGGCCGGTGACCAGTTGTTTGTGGACTTCGACTTGAGTGTGGGCAACCTTGCAGTGGGCGAGCAATTGCAGGTGGGGGACGCGCTGCTGGAGATCACCGCCGAGCCGCATCGCGGCTGTGGTAAATTCCGGCAGCGTTTCGGCCCCGAGGCCCTGGCGGTGGTGAATTCGCCGCTGGGTGACCGCCACCGGCTGCGCGGCGTCTACGCCAGAATCGTGTCGGCGGGCGAGGTGGGCGTGGGTGACAGCATCCGCAAATTAAGTGTCGATTCAGTAGATGAGGGTTGTTGA
- a CDS encoding MoxR family ATPase, protein MLDAIIAHASRIVLGKEREIRLALACLLARGHLLIEDLPGVGKTTLAHVLAQTLGLHYQRIQFTSDLLPADILGVSIFDKSDSGFHFHPGPIFAQLILADEVNRATPKAQSALLEAMEEGQVTTEGETRPLPTPFFVIATQNPTYQIGTFPLPESQLDRFLMRISLGYPDASAERTLLSGQDRRSLLKTLPACIDPAQLTGLQQAADQVHASEALLDYIQALLAFSRQSPQFAAGLSPRAGLALLHSAKAWALLAGRQHALPEDVQAILPQVVGHRLRSAVDGNDPHSDGLSALLQGVAIP, encoded by the coding sequence ATGCTCGACGCCATCATTGCCCACGCCAGCCGGATTGTGCTGGGCAAGGAGCGAGAGATCCGCCTGGCCCTGGCCTGCCTGCTGGCGCGCGGCCATCTGCTGATCGAGGACCTGCCCGGCGTGGGCAAGACCACCCTGGCCCACGTGCTGGCGCAGACCCTGGGCCTGCACTATCAGCGCATCCAGTTTACCAGCGACCTGCTGCCCGCCGACATCCTCGGAGTCTCCATCTTCGATAAGTCTGACAGCGGTTTCCATTTTCATCCCGGGCCGATCTTCGCCCAGCTGATCCTCGCCGACGAGGTGAACCGGGCCACCCCCAAGGCGCAGAGCGCCCTGCTGGAGGCGATGGAAGAGGGCCAGGTGACCACCGAGGGCGAGACCCGGCCACTGCCGACGCCCTTTTTTGTCATCGCCACCCAGAACCCCACCTACCAGATCGGCACCTTTCCCCTGCCGGAGTCGCAGCTCGACCGCTTCCTGATGCGCATCTCGCTGGGCTATCCCGACGCCAGCGCCGAGCGCACCCTGCTCAGCGGACAGGACCGGCGCAGCCTGCTCAAGACCCTGCCGGCCTGCATTGACCCGGCACAACTGACCGGGCTGCAGCAGGCCGCCGATCAGGTGCATGCCTCGGAGGCCCTGCTCGACTACATCCAGGCCCTGCTGGCGTTCAGCCGCCAGTCCCCGCAGTTTGCCGCCGGCCTGTCGCCGCGCGCCGGGCTGGCCCTGCTGCACAGCGCCAAGGCCTGGGCCCTGCTGGCCGGCCGCCAGCATGCCCTGCCGGAAGACGTGCAGGCGATCCTGCCGCAGGTCGTCGGCCATCGCCTGCGCAGCGCGGTCGACGGCAACGACCCGCATTCCGACGGCCTCAGCGCTCTGCTGCAGGGCGTGGCGATTCCCTGA
- a CDS encoding DUF58 domain-containing protein, producing MPAPQRPVHTAPSQPPGRLSLQRFLRGEGPEAGPIHLGQRRVYILPSKMGVYIGVMLLVMLLGAVNYNNNLGLALTFLLASIGIVGILHSYRNLLHLRLDVGPVPSAFCGETLGVPVHLDNRGQAARYALKFYFPQQVARQHSLPASTRTNTITDLGADHWQRTTIPLTTRQRGLHPLPRLSLRSTFPLGLFQVWAHVHGDAQHLVYPAPDRAHGLFTAPSFHLNQDGDRGQGADDFAGLRSYHSGDSLRHVHWKTVAREQGMHTKQFGGDRAEELWLDWEALPGLDTEARLSRLCRWVLDADAAALRYGLRLPGTHIAPDSGPAHRHQCLKALALYLPPPPMSDQS from the coding sequence ATGCCAGCACCTCAACGCCCCGTGCACACCGCCCCCTCCCAGCCACCCGGCCGCCTCAGTCTGCAACGCTTTTTGCGCGGCGAGGGCCCCGAGGCCGGACCCATCCACCTGGGCCAGCGGCGAGTCTATATCCTGCCCAGCAAGATGGGCGTCTACATTGGCGTGATGCTGCTGGTGATGTTGCTCGGGGCCGTCAACTACAACAACAATCTGGGCCTTGCGCTAACCTTCCTGCTGGCCAGCATCGGCATCGTTGGCATCCTGCACAGCTATCGCAACCTGCTGCACCTGCGCCTCGACGTGGGACCGGTGCCCAGCGCCTTTTGTGGCGAGACCCTCGGCGTGCCGGTGCACCTCGACAATCGGGGCCAGGCCGCACGCTATGCCCTCAAGTTCTATTTTCCCCAGCAGGTCGCCCGCCAGCACAGCCTGCCGGCCTCGACCCGCACCAACACCATCACCGACCTCGGCGCCGATCACTGGCAGCGCACCACCATCCCGCTCACCACCCGGCAGCGTGGCCTGCACCCCCTGCCGCGCTTGAGCCTGCGCAGCACCTTTCCACTTGGGCTGTTTCAGGTGTGGGCCCATGTGCACGGCGATGCGCAGCATCTCGTGTATCCCGCCCCGGACCGCGCACACGGCCTGTTCACCGCGCCCAGCTTTCATCTCAACCAGGACGGTGACCGCGGCCAGGGGGCAGACGACTTTGCCGGGCTGCGCAGCTATCACAGCGGCGATTCACTCCGCCACGTGCACTGGAAAACCGTGGCCCGCGAACAGGGCATGCACACCAAGCAGTTCGGTGGCGACCGGGCCGAAGAATTATGGTTAGACTGGGAGGCCCTGCCCGGGCTGGATACCGAGGCCCGCCTGTCACGCCTGTGTCGCTGGGTGCTGGATGCCGATGCCGCCGCACTCCGCTACGGCCTGCGCCTGCCCGGCACCCACATCGCACCCGACAGCGGCCCCGCTCATCGCCACCAGTGCCTCAAGGCATTGGCCCTGTATCTCCCGCCACCGCCCATGTCGGATCAGTCATGA
- a CDS encoding DUF3488 and transglutaminase-like domain-containing protein has translation MSRATTASHRPADRRLFRQRVRQARAQNLWLLAGLSLALLPHFIRLPLLIMLPSLILLGWRLLFELEYCSLPARWLRWLLTLIAVSATFASFHTLVGRQAGVGLLVVMLCLKLMEMNSLRDVGVVIGLGFFTIITVFLFDQSLFIGVYMLGVVSLFTAALIAFSREQSAAPQWQNFRQAGLIIAQAVPLTLLLFLLFPRLPGPLWSLPADGGGASTGLSDSMSPGNISQLSDNDAVAFRVQFDGPPPAVESRYWRGPVLTHLDGATWSNPQNATTHRAGTPLRYHASGEALHYSVTLEPHQQHWLFALDLPAELPRNSHLSPDFELLSAQPVQQLVRYAMSSHLEYGLAIDRAPDPVRYLQLPTDRAPRARDLARQFRHAAGDDARTVSLALQYLREQAFYYSRQPPLLGADPVDEFLFDTRRGFCEHYASAFVFLMRAAGIPARVVTGYQGGEMNPQSDYFIVRQSDAHAWAEVWLPQQGWRRIDPTSVIPAARIEHQQDLARILPALAGLGEAPGWATAAWRQLRFGWDRVNHAWNQWVINYSDQHQRNLLGRLFSSLGLGEFDWRKMVSLLLAGMAVVVLGIAVYTLRSRPRGSQDPVVRAYQRFCRQLARRGIPRSAAEGPLDFSRRARQQRPDLEAAIAHITSLYLRLRYAPPSGSEQIQQRQLQQLQSAVRRFRA, from the coding sequence ATGAGCCGCGCAACCACCGCCTCTCACCGCCCCGCCGACCGCCGCCTCTTCCGCCAGCGGGTACGTCAGGCCCGGGCGCAAAATCTGTGGCTGCTGGCCGGGCTCAGCCTGGCACTACTGCCCCACTTCATCCGCCTGCCGTTGTTGATAATGCTGCCCAGCCTCATCCTGCTGGGCTGGCGGCTGCTGTTCGAGCTGGAGTATTGTTCCCTGCCCGCCCGCTGGCTGCGCTGGCTATTGACCCTGATCGCGGTCTCCGCCACCTTCGCCTCTTTTCATACCCTGGTGGGCCGGCAGGCCGGTGTGGGACTACTGGTGGTGATGCTCTGCCTCAAACTGATGGAGATGAACAGCCTGCGCGACGTGGGGGTGGTGATCGGGCTGGGGTTCTTCACCATCATCACCGTGTTCCTGTTTGACCAGTCGCTGTTTATCGGCGTGTACATGCTGGGCGTCGTCAGTCTGTTCACCGCCGCCCTCATCGCCTTCAGCCGCGAGCAGTCCGCCGCCCCCCAGTGGCAGAATTTTCGCCAGGCGGGCCTCATCATCGCCCAGGCCGTGCCGCTCACCCTATTGCTGTTTCTATTATTTCCCCGCCTGCCCGGGCCCCTGTGGAGCCTGCCCGCGGATGGCGGCGGCGCCTCCACCGGGCTGTCCGATTCCATGAGCCCCGGCAACATCAGCCAGCTCAGCGACAATGACGCGGTGGCCTTTCGCGTGCAATTTGACGGCCCGCCCCCCGCCGTGGAAAGCCGCTACTGGCGCGGGCCGGTGCTGACCCACCTCGACGGCGCCACATGGTCGAACCCCCAAAACGCCACCACCCACCGCGCCGGCACGCCGCTGCGCTACCACGCCAGCGGTGAGGCGCTGCACTACAGCGTCACCCTCGAACCCCATCAGCAACACTGGCTGTTTGCCCTCGACCTGCCGGCCGAGCTGCCCCGCAACAGCCACCTCAGCCCGGATTTTGAACTGCTCAGCGCCCAGCCGGTGCAGCAACTGGTGCGTTACGCCATGAGCTCTCATCTCGAGTATGGCCTGGCCATCGACCGCGCCCCCGACCCCGTGCGCTACCTGCAACTTCCCACCGACCGCGCCCCCCGCGCCCGAGACCTGGCCCGGCAGTTTCGCCACGCCGCCGGCGATGACGCCCGGACCGTCAGCCTCGCCCTGCAATATTTGCGCGAGCAGGCCTTTTATTACTCCCGCCAGCCGCCGCTGCTAGGCGCCGATCCGGTGGACGAATTTCTGTTCGACACGCGGCGGGGCTTCTGCGAACACTACGCCTCGGCCTTTGTGTTCCTGATGCGCGCCGCCGGCATCCCCGCCCGCGTGGTCACCGGTTACCAGGGCGGGGAGATGAACCCGCAGAGCGATTATTTCATCGTCCGCCAGTCCGACGCCCACGCCTGGGCCGAGGTGTGGCTGCCGCAACAGGGCTGGCGGCGAATCGACCCCACCAGTGTGATCCCCGCCGCGCGCATCGAGCACCAGCAGGATCTGGCCCGCATCCTGCCCGCACTGGCGGGCCTGGGCGAGGCACCCGGCTGGGCCACCGCCGCCTGGCGTCAGCTGCGCTTCGGCTGGGACCGCGTCAACCACGCCTGGAATCAGTGGGTGATCAATTACAGTGACCAGCACCAGCGGAATCTGCTGGGCCGACTGTTCTCTTCGTTGGGCCTCGGTGAATTTGACTGGCGCAAGATGGTAAGCCTGCTGCTGGCCGGCATGGCCGTGGTGGTGCTGGGCATTGCCGTGTACACCCTGCGATCCCGGCCGCGCGGCTCGCAGGACCCGGTGGTCCGCGCCTACCAGCGCTTTTGTCGCCAGCTGGCGCGGCGCGGCATCCCCCGCAGCGCAGCGGAAGGCCCGCTGGACTTCTCCCGACGCGCACGCCAACAGCGACCCGACCTCGAGGCCGCCATCGCCCACATCACCTCGCTGTACCTGCGGCTGCGCTACGCCCCGCCCAGCGGCAGCGAGCAGATCCAGCAACGCCAGCTACAGCAACTCCAATCCGCAGTGCGCCGCTTCCGGGCCTGA